The sequence GGTAGGGGTGGATTTGTCCGAGCCGGCCCCTCTATCTCCGGTTCCGCTTCGTCAAAGTCTTAGCGCCCAGCATGGGCTCTCTATCTTGGCGGTGGATGATAATCCGCTTAATTTAACTGTTATCAAAACTATTTTGTCCAAACTGGGTTTTACGGTTATACAGGCTCAAGATGGCCGGGAGGCTGTTCGCCTGATTGCCGAGGGTACAGCACCTGCCATTATTTTTATGGATTGCCAGATGCCGGATATTGATGGCTTTGAGGCAACTCGCCAGATTCGCCAGATGGAAGCTTCGCTCCGGAGCCCCCGCACTCCCATTATTGCCTTAAGTGCGGGGGTGTTTGAGCAGGATCGTCAGCAGTGCCTTGATGCAGGCATGGATGATTTTCTTGCCAAGCCTATCAATATCGAAGTATTACAAAATACGCTGGAAAAATGGTTAACGGTATAAATACTGAGCTATCCCTGTGGGGGAGTAAAAAGCCTGGCAAGGTGCTGATTAATTCTGTTTTTTTACTTTCTTTCAGGCGGGAGTCTGCTATTTTCCCCTGGATTTTTGGTAAAAATATTCGGGGTGCTGCTCTAATTTGCACTTTTTAAATGTTGTGAATTCTGGCCTAATCAGCAGGCTGCGTGGTATAAGCTGAATGATTAAAATCTGACAGAAATCATAATGAATTTGCGGGAATTGGCTCAGCTACTGGATTTGTCGCCAACGACAGTGAGCCGGGCTTTAAATGGCTTTTCTGATGTAAGTGAAAAGACGAGGCTAAGGGTAGCAGTAGCAGCAGAGCAGCATGGCTACCGGCCCAACAGTACGGCCAGGAAACTGGCGCTAGGACGCACCGATTGTGTGGGTATGATTTATCCGCTGCAGCCCAATGATTTAAACGACCCGGTTTTTCACGCCATTGTTGGTGGAATGACTGACCAGTTTAATGATGCGGGCCTCGATCTGATGTTGATCTCGGCAGATAATCATAACGAGCTGCAAACTTATCAGCGTATTACTGCAGGGCATCGGGTAGACGGGCTGATTGTGGCGCGGACCTGTGTATTTGATGAGCGCTTGCGTTATTTGCAATCATGTCAGTTTCCTTTTGTGGCGCATGGTCGCTCACAGATGGATGCACCCTATCCTTGGTTTGATTACGATAATGAAGCAGGTACACGCGCCGCAGTAGAGCGTCTGCTGGCTCTGGGGCATCGCCGGATTGCCCTGATTTCAGCTCCTTTGACACTTAATTTTGCCATGCAGCGCAAGCAGGGGTTTATCGCTGCCATGCAGGCTGCGAGTGTAGTGATCGATCCGGGTTTACTACAGGAAGGCGCTCTCACCGCCCTAGCGGGCGAGGCCTTGATGCATCGTTTACTAAAGCAAAGCCAGCGGCCAACTGCTGTGGTGGTAGATAACAACCTGGCGGCGATGGGGGTATTGTCTGCTTTGCGGCAGAAGGATCTTCAGGCGGGTACAGATATTTCACTGATCGTGTTTGGCGGGGTTGCACCAGAGCTGGCCATGGGGCAGAACATTACGGCTATTCGCCAGCCCGATCCTCGGGAAGCGGGGGTAATGCTGGCTTCGCTGATGCTGGCTCGGCTGAAAGGAGAAAACCCGGAATCATTGCAAATGCTCTGGCCAACCCAGCTGCAGCCGGGCACAAGTGATCAGGCATGTTTGATTTAACTTGGGTATACCTCTTGCATGAGGCAGGTTTTGCAAGATGGATAAAGATTTTATCTCTGGGGCAAACATCGATGGTTTCTACAGGATTTAAAACTCAAATTATATTTTTTTAAAATCACCAGTCTGTGGTTTTTTTGTGAGTAGCTCTTTATTTATGGCCGGTTTTTAATGCAGGCTTGCTTTGTTAAGTGCCCGTCTTCCATTTATGGAGACGGGCATTTTTATTGCTCTGAGCTTATCTGGAAGCACAATAAACAGCTATTTTGTAATACAAGGGCAATGTAAATAGGGTCATTAATTTAGTTTACATTATGTAGTGCACTAGATTAACTTACGAAAAAGCAAATCCAAACCGCTTTGGAAAACAGTATTGGATTCGTTTTTAGCACTTTCAACCCGTTCAAAACAAATAAAACAATGGGTTAAAAGTGTTTTTGATTAACCTTGGCAAGATAATTTGCTGTTTTGTAGCAATTTATTGATCTACTACAAGGTTGTTTGTTCGTTTTAGCGGCATGTCCGTACCTATCAGGGAAGAGATGAGATGAAGTTCAAATCAGTAAATCAGATTTTTGTACCGGCAAAGTTAGCATTGGCCGTTTGTGGCT comes from Iodobacter ciconiae and encodes:
- a CDS encoding substrate-binding domain-containing protein is translated as MNLRELAQLLDLSPTTVSRALNGFSDVSEKTRLRVAVAAEQHGYRPNSTARKLALGRTDCVGMIYPLQPNDLNDPVFHAIVGGMTDQFNDAGLDLMLISADNHNELQTYQRITAGHRVDGLIVARTCVFDERLRYLQSCQFPFVAHGRSQMDAPYPWFDYDNEAGTRAAVERLLALGHRRIALISAPLTLNFAMQRKQGFIAAMQAASVVIDPGLLQEGALTALAGEALMHRLLKQSQRPTAVVVDNNLAAMGVLSALRQKDLQAGTDISLIVFGGVAPELAMGQNITAIRQPDPREAGVMLASLMLARLKGENPESLQMLWPTQLQPGTSDQACLI